AAAAAACCAGAATGTCTGGCGTTGTATTTAAAATGATCGCTGGCTTTGACATATTGATATATTCAAATTGGAAAAAAGACTTGATAAAAAGCAGTACAGATCAGTGTCGGCAGTATTTCAGCAGTATTTAGgaatcatcacagaaacacataaTGGATGAAGTTCCTGATCTTgacatgaaaagagaaagaaggagaagagagaatcAGAGAGGGGATGGAGACAGAGGACAGTGGGCCAGTAAAAGAGAATATATTCTAGTTGTTGCAGGAAATGTGGTTGGCATGGGCAACGTTTGGAGATTTCCTTACCTCTGCTACAAGAATGGAGGAGGTAAATGATATTTTGAATTAAGTCAAGAGTtgattaaactaaattaatctGTAATTTCCATGAGTATACATGTCTCtctatttatatacatataggTGCCTTTCTGGTGCCATATGGCGTGTTAGCTGTGTTGGTTGGGATACCTCTGTTCCTACTGGAGAGTTCAGTTGGTCAATACACCCAGGAAGGATTCATCACCTGTTGGAGAAAACTGTGTCCACTGGCACAAGGTGACTTGATTTATGTTGAGATAAAAATGATAAGGAATCAAGTTGTTTGTGTCTAATACTAACTCTAAACATGTTGCTCAAATGCATATCTAAACTAGATCTAAAGATATAAAactatttaacttttttctgtgttttaggAATTGGATATGCACAATTTGTGATGAGACTTTATGACTTCTGCTACATTTTAATCCAAGTCTGGGCTCTCTTCTACCTGGTGTTCTCATTCAGGTCCCAGCTCCCCTGGGTCACCTGTGATAACACCTGGAATACAGGTAAATATTTGACTGTAGACAGTTTCACATTATGTCTACATTTGCAAGTTCAACAAGGAGAGATTCATTGGAATTAAATACCAATATAGAAACAAGAAAGTCAAACTTTCTCAAAAGCTCCCACCAGTAACAGCTTGCAATTTATGTCAGTTCTTCACTATTTGATTGAAATTCAGATATTCTGTGTGCTGCCTGTTGTCAAATGTTCTCTGTTAGTTtgtatgaataataatgttttaaaaacattaatcatTCTCATCTGTTCTCTAAACCAGCGAACTGTAAGGGCCTTCAGATTTCGGATTCTGTGCCGACAAATCTGACAGCAAATCAGACCATGTTGACCAACACCACCTCTGCTGCTACTGAGTTCTGGGAGTGAGTCTAAATGCCTGTTCTTTTATTGTCCATTTAAAGTTGTTtaaggtttttaaaatgtcttgtgaTTGAAGCTTAATGATGTCACCCTAACAGAAAGCCTGTGTTTGAAACTTGGGCCGTAAAGTATGAAATATGTGAACAAGGAGCCAAGTGGCTTCTAATGAAAGATACTAATCAACTGCATTCAAGCGGATAGTTACAGGTCAATGCAAAAGTGACTTAAACCTGCTTTTTCTATAGGATGGCCATCATGAACTGACTCAACTGGCTTCATATCAGTctatggaaaaataaaacaacttctcacttgatttatagcCTCAGTAAACCGTGTACACTCTAATGAGTGTATGGTCTCAGTCCCTATGTAAGTCCTCTTGAATACAACTTGCCTACAAATAGTAGTAAAATCTGTaatttctcctctcctcagacGGAGGATGCTGGGCATGTCTGCAGGCATTGAGGAGCTGGGCAGTGTGAGATGGGAGCTGGTTTTGTGTCTTCTGGCCAGCTGGGTGTTCACATACTTCAGTATCTGGAAAGGTGTCAAATCCTCTGCAAAGGTGAGTTGATATTTTATCCTAAAGGTTAACTGCATAACCactgttaatgttaatattttcattaaGTAAATGAAGCCTCCAATTCCCGATGAGTTTTATAACTGATTGTAGTATTTTGCTCATAACTTTTAAGGTTTTGCAAGTCAGACCACTTGTTATGTCATTGATATGAGCCACAGAGCAGCCTGAGATTTCACAGCAGTACTTTTTTGTTTACGAACGTGTTgtatgtggtaaaaaaaaagtgttgtatataaatgtaatttcgaGAGGACTGTATTGAAACTTGcattcttttaaaacatttttttgatgcaaatatgtttttattgtgtttattctaTCTATTATAGTTTCTAATGTAATCGTTATAGCATGTATTGctttacttttttgttgtgCATTTTGCAACTCTGTTTAGGAAAGTGCCATATACTGTGAACCAAATTATCATTATCAATAGTAGCTACAATTAAGTTTGGTTAAGTTTTGGTTATGACAAAAaaagatcatgttttttttaaggtagcGTACTTCACTGCCACCTTCCCCTACGTGATGCTCCTGATACTGCTCATCAGGGGATTGACTTTACCTGGAGCTTGGGATGGGATCTACTACTACCTGTATCCAGATTTGAAAGGCCTGGCTAACCTTGaggtattttatatttataccATGTACAGTCCATTGAGTTATTTAATGACATGTGAGAGAAAGACTGTCCAGACTGGTTTGTAATCCACCAGTGACAATTTATATTTCTAACTTGTGTGTCCAATTTGATCTTCTGAATCCAGTGCAAAACAGTTTTGAAGAGTTTATTcagacattttaatgttgatcCAATTAGTTTATGTACGTATTTGAATCTATGACGAGAGCTTGGCTACAGGAGACGTCAGGCTAGGTGACTATTGACGTCATCCAGGTGATGCTGTGCTGCCTGCAGAGGAGATGTTTTGGAAACTGACTCTCTATAGAGAATTAACTGtaaatgttacttttatttCAGTATGAACAACTCTCCACCgtgtatgtattatatttatttgttacattacAGGTCTGGATAGAGGCAGGATCTCAAATATGCTTCTCCTACGGCCTGACCTCAGGAACTCTTGGTGTTTTGAGCAGCTATAATGATAACAAGAACAACTGCTACAAGTAAGTATAAGCAGCAAACAATTAGTTGTATAATAGCTCTttaatgtgtgtgatgtttgaatGAGTAGAATAAGAGTTAAATATCTaatgcaaaataacaaatatatgcCACGTCACCATTTTAAATTGGTAGTATAATCAATACAATGCAAATGTCTCTCTTTGACATGGTATTCTGTCTCATTGCAATATCTAGCGACTGTTTTTGGCTCTGTCTGCTGAACAGTGGGACCAGTTTTGTTGCTGGATTTGTCGTCTTCTCTGTACTTGGATTCATGGCTCAGAAACAGGGTGTTACTGTCGACGCTGTGGCTGAGTCTGGTACATTCAGTCTCCCAAGATTTCCTgttaaaatcacaataaaagcattttCATGAACACAtccacatactcacacacaacaTTATACTGATAAAGGATATAGCTGgtgattttctacatttttattgacaATAAATCTCACATTGATGTAACCTTATGTATTAAGCTTCATATATCTTAtccctctgtgccgtagaccttgattgttgtccaaaatctattaaaaacatgtcagtgagcccCACCATTGCACTGGGCAACATGTTCCTTTGGCCTCAAGATTATGGTCCCCTTAGTTTGTTGAGAAACCGCTTCAAAGACAATAACTACATTGTTAATTTCTTTAAGAACCTAAATACAAAGTCAAGTTATGTAGCACAAAAAGCTTGTAACTCTGTAAATGTGACTGCATTTCCACAAATGCTCAGTAGTGTCTGCCATGCACTGAACTACTCTCTGGATACTGAAAATGGgttcactgttattagtcttcgGAGCTGTTTCTAACTAACGTAAACAAACTCTTTGAGTCAAAACAATATCTCATCTAATGCAACGATGTTCCTTAGTCATCATGAgtctttaatagtttttgaacaacaagTTCAACAGGTCTACatctttggatacacacacaacacttgtATGTAGGATTCATGAAATGTTTTAGTTTGGCACTGCACATAAGATTTGCCAACAATGCATATAATTTAGACAATTACTAGccttgtgttttatatatattgaaATAACAATTTGTTCAATGATGAAAACCAGCTACAGAAAGAACATACTTTCCACCTTGCCTATTTCCAATCCACAGGTCCAGGTTTGGCCTTCATTGCTTACCCTCAGGCAACGGCTATGATTCCTTTTCCACAGCTCTGGACTGTCTGCTTTTTCCTGATGCTGATCTTCCTCTGCATTGACAGTcatgtatgttattttattgtattatcaACTAATTAATATCTAATACACTGCAGGAAGAAACTAATCTAGTTGtatactgattttattttgtccCCAGTTTGTGGCAGCTGAGTGTTTTATTGCCGCAATAAGCGACTTGTTTCCGAAAGTGCTTCGTAAACCAGGAAGACATGAGATCTTTGTGCTCATCATTTGttcatccttcttcctcatACATCTGATTTTGGTCACTGaggtgaataaaataaaaacacaatgaaacaagatacattttttttctttttttaatttgtcataTTCATATCTTGTCTCTTCCGGCTCTAGGGTGGGATTTACATTTTCCAGCTTCTTGATTATTATGGTTGTACCAGagcttttcattatttcacGGCTTTATCTCAGTGTCTGGCTCTGGCTTGGGGTTTTGGTAAGGATAAATGCTTttatagtatataaaaatgttttaaatgatctgactttgtttgtatttgtgtttcaaatgtttttgtttttaatagatCATCAGATTATATCGTTTTTCATATTGCACCATGTCAAAAGATGGGATGAATCATGTAGAAACGAGTCTAATGTACAATCTGAATTCCCATCAGGTGCTGACCGTATTATTAACATCATTGAGGACATGACTGGACAGAGACCATCTGTTTTCTTCAAAGTGTGCTGGAGATACATCATTCCTCTGCTGTCACTGGTAAGTCAGTCCAGCAAAAGTAATCTTGCTTTTCTAAAGTGTGAAAAGTGTTTTAGCaacagtaaattacattttgtgctGAAGACCATTGGCTACTTTTAAGTGCTTCTTTACTTATTCATATCTGAAAAAAAACTCTCCGTACCTTCTTAGACTTCCTTTATCCTGTACCTGGTTGATTACACACACCTGAGGATTAACGACAGGTACGTTTACCCTGACTGGGCATACACTCTAGGCTGGACCATGACTCTCTCCTCTATTCTCATGGTGCCGCTTTGGGCAGCTGGACAGATGTGTTTTACAGCAGGCACCTTCAGACAGGTCAGTGTTCAAAAGAGTGGATGCCTCAATAAAAGCTTCTTTGTCATCCCAATGATTACTGTTGTGTTTTAACTTACGTACTCATCCTTTTTCTCAGCgtttgtctgtccttcttcaTCCTGTTGAAGATCCAGTctcacagaggagaaaaatggaAGAGGATGGGTTACATGTGGAGCTGAGGACGTCTGGAGAGACAACTTAGTGCCATCTGAAGAATTACTTTAGCTAGACACTTCTGTCATTGTTTAAGTTTTTAGTATTCACCATGGCTAAGATGTACTTACAG
This genomic interval from Scomber scombrus chromosome 11, fScoSco1.1, whole genome shotgun sequence contains the following:
- the LOC133990707 gene encoding sodium- and chloride-dependent betaine transporter-like encodes the protein MDEVPDLDMKRERRRRENQRGDGDRGQWASKREYILVVAGNVVGMGNVWRFPYLCYKNGGGAFLVPYGVLAVLVGIPLFLLESSVGQYTQEGFITCWRKLCPLAQGIGYAQFVMRLYDFCYILIQVWALFYLVFSFRSQLPWVTCDNTWNTANCKGLQISDSVPTNLTANQTMLTNTTSAATEFWERRMLGMSAGIEELGSVRWELVLCLLASWVFTYFSIWKGVKSSAKVAYFTATFPYVMLLILLIRGLTLPGAWDGIYYYLYPDLKGLANLEVWIEAGSQICFSYGLTSGTLGVLSSYNDNKNNCYNDCFWLCLLNSGTSFVAGFVVFSVLGFMAQKQGVTVDAVAESGPGLAFIAYPQATAMIPFPQLWTVCFFLMLIFLCIDSHFVAAECFIAAISDLFPKVLRKPGRHEIFVLIICSSFFLIHLILVTEGGIYIFQLLDYYGCTRAFHYFTALSQCLALAWGFGADRIINIIEDMTGQRPSVFFKVCWRYIIPLLSLTSFILYLVDYTHLRINDRYVYPDWAYTLGWTMTLSSILMVPLWAAGQMCFTAGTFRQRLSVLLHPVEDPVSQRRKMEEDGLHVELRTSGETT